The Candidatus Leptovillus gracilis DNA segment ATGCTCACTACTCTCTGGCTTTCTGCCACTTAGTAAACGTTCGTTAATAACATAGTGGTTTTGTACAATTCTCAGCATCATTCAAATACGAGAGGTGCAACCAATGGCCATCAGAGAAATTTATCAATGTCAATGCGGGAATTGTCAACAACCCAAAAATCATCCAGATAAACAGCATCATCACATGATGAATCTGTTGTTGAGCCGCCTCAACGAACAACAACGACGCTGGTATGTCGCCGTTGAAGCCGAAAAAATCGGACATGGCGGCACAGAGTACATGTCTGTTGTCACCGGGATAAATGTCAATACGATTCGCAAAGGGCGTCAAGAAATGGCGAACAATCTGGTGGACCGCCCTCATGACCGTGTGCGTATCGAGGGCGGTGGTCGTAAACCGGTTGAAAAAAAGATCTGGGAATCTTAACGGCTGTTGAAGAAGCGGTTGTCGATGATGTGGCCGGTGACCCGATGAGCCAGCAAAAGTGGGTGCGTCGCAGCTTGAGTTACATTGCGCAGGAATTGATCAAACGTTGCTTTCGTGTGGGGCGAACAACCGTCCGGCGATTGTTGAAAAAACTGGAGTATGGCCTGTGTCGCAATCGCAAAAGTGTAACCGGGGCTACGCATCCCGAGCGGGACAAGCAGTTTCGTTACATTCAGCGTGTCAAAAAACTCTTTCTGGCTGCCGGCTGTCCGGTTATCAGTGTGGATACGAAGAAAAAGGAACTCATTGGTAACTTTCTCAATCAAGGCCGCAACTGGACCAAAAAACCGGAACAGGTCAATGTCCATGACTTTTGTCAGGACGCGTTGGGTCGTGCGGTACCGTATGGCATTTATGACCTGACCCACAATCAAGGATATGTCTATGTGGGAACTTCCTACGATACACCAGAATTTGCCGCTTATGCGATTGCCCAATGGTGGGCTGACCCTGAGCGGCCTCGCTTTCGCTGCGAAGACAAGTTGCTTATCCTGGCTGATGCCGGTGGCAGTAACAGTTGTCGCTACTGGCTATGGAAACAGCAGGTTCAACTGCAATTGGCCGACCAGTTTGGTTTGGAGGTCATGATTTGCCACTATCCCACTGGAGCCTCGAAGTGGAACCCTGTCGAGTATCGCCTGTTTAGTCAGATTTCTTGCAATTGGGCCGGGAAACCGCTTCGCACTTGGGATATCATGCTCAACTACATCCGAGGCACGACCACTGAAACCGGGTTACAAGTGAAGGCATTTCTGGTTGACCGCCTCTTCGAGAAAAAGAAGCAGGTCACAGCCGAAGAAAGGGCATCGCTTTATTTGCAACGACGACCGATTTGTCCGACTTGGAATTACGTCATTAAGCCCCGTGTTTGTTCTGGATGATATTCAACTGTAAAAGTGCTAACTTATTTTTGAATGGTTACTTAGTTGATTAATTTAGCTGAACGGCCTCCCCTTGCAGCTTGGTCATGGGTGACTCTTCTGATAGGGCGCTCACAACGGCCGTAAAACAATACGCTCTCCCTCGTGAATAGTTTCAACCTTGTGGTGCATATAACGCCGCATATACATACCAAAAGCAAACGGAAAACAACGTCCGCTAGGTATTCCTGTCATAGCTGCTCGCGTCGCACAGGCAATAGTCAAAACGCATTAGAACCTGAATGGGAAGCACGCTTTGAAGCCAATAGTTATGGCTTTCGACCAGGGCGAAGCTGCCATGATGCCATCCAACAATGCTACGGAAGGCTAAGAAAAGGAATGGACACATGGACGCTAGAGGCAGATATTCGGGTTGTTTAGGTGGAATTGGTATTTCCTCAGCCAAAGCCCTTTGTAGCGATCCGCTATTGGCCGCTAAGACCGACGCATTCATGACGTATGCCATCATCTCGCGAAAAATGCTCATGAAGAGCGTTTCCATGATTTCTCATCTTTGCTCTCAGTAGTGATAAACGATGCCGGCAGGTCGTTATAAAGTCTTCCATCGTTCACTGCTCCCTTATTGATAACCACGAATTTGCTTGAAAATTGAGCTGAGGATTCAGAACGGCCGTCAGGCCGCGCCCGCCCGTTTGTGCCCGTAATTTCCGCGATCGCTTCTTCATCCGCATCCCCAAACAGCACCGTAAACGTGCGAATCTTCTGCGCTTCGGGCGGCAGTTGGCGATAGTAATCCATAAAACCGCGCAAATTGCTGCCATCCGTGTTTTCCCCGTCGCTCATCAAAACAACCGTGTAATATCGATCGGATCATTGGCCTGATCCTGGTCAGCCGAGGTAATAAGCCTGCGCCAAAGCGTCGTAGATGGCCGTCCCGCCATGCCCATCCAGCCCCGGACACAAACGTGCGCACCGCTTCCATATCGGTCCCCTCGGCGCTGGTATCGTTAATGGTGAAAATTGCGCACCTCGTTCGCGACAAGCATTAAACGTGATGATCGTAATATTCTCCCCGGTCGCGGAAGCGGGCAAAACGGCCGGTTAACGTGATGTGTCCAGACCGGTCATATTGTTCATCGCTTCCTTCAAATCGCGGATGCCGTCACCATCCATGGAGCCGCTCACGTCCAGCACAAAATAGGCATGCGCGGCGCCCGCTGCTCGTCCAGGTAGGAGAAGAGCAAGTTGTCGATCACTTCCAGCCGGCTTGGAAAGGGCAGCTCAACCAGCAGCGGGTCAGGAATACGGCTGTCCAATGCTACTCCCGGGGATCACAGGACGGCGCAGCGTCGTTTCCATCAGCTTTGCTGGAATTCCGGCGAACGCAGATATTCCCACCAGCGCATCATACTCTTCCCGCTTCTCTTCATTCAATAGCATCAACGGATAATCGGCGGTGATAATGCCTTCCTGGGGATGAACAAGCACCAACGGCTCCTGCAACTGTGCGCTTTCGTTGAGCGCCAGCAGCAATCGATTCACAATTAATCAACCCATCCAGATTCGACTGCTCCGGCTACGTAGCTCTCGGCCAACCAGCCGGAACTGCCGGCTGTTAGGCCCGCCTAGCAAAAAGGCTTGCATCGCCTCCACGTTAATGTCGCCCGTCTCTAAGGCATCGCTGCTGCCCGCCAACGCCGACGCCACCCCCACCAACGCCGTGAAGCCTGAGTTTGAAGCGGCAGGATTGGTCATAGCGTATTCCAACTCGCCGGCGGCGGCTTTGTCGGCGATATCTTGCCAGGTGACGGGGTTATCGACCAGCCGAATGCGCGAGCCTTAGTCTCTTTCACGCCCATCACCACCGGCGACAACATCGTCTTTTCCTGGGTGACAATCAACCCTGGCTTTCAGGTAAATTCAAGTAGCTGGCGTGAGAAAACCAGCCCAAATCGTATTCCGCGCGGACAGTAATTTTTCGGCGCCATCGAGCGTACCGGTATATTCAAATTCAATCGGACACCGGTATTCTCTTCGATTTCGTCCAGCAGTGGTTCAATGTCCTTGAGTTCGGAACCGCCAACACTGTCATCACATTGCCTGATTCGAACAGGCCACAGCCATTAAGACGAATAGAATGCCTATCACACACACTGATTTGTAACAGTAATCTGAAAGAAGCGCATCTTACCCTTCCTGCCCATTATATTCTTTTTTCAATCTGTTGAATCATCCCCTCCAATACTTCATAGCTGGGCGGTTCGACCACATCCACAATCGTATCGGGCAGGTAATGTTGTGCTGAGTGGTAAACGTGTTGAAGTAATTCAAATTGTTGTTTCGCAAACCGTATTCGACGGCTAACTCTTGCAGACGGGGTGTGTTTCAACAATTCGCCCAATTTTGCCCCATTTTCGGTTAGAGGTAGCAGCACGTGTTCAGTGAAGATGGTGGGGTGGATACGCAGGCACCATGTCGGAAATGCTGCCGCCGTCGTTGAGGCGGCTTGGGCGATGATACTGGGATTCATAGATGACGACCAGCGGCGAGTGGCCCATGCCTTTGACCAGATAATCTTCAAATGGCTCCTGGGAACTGCTGGGAGGCGCAACCCTTGCCGCAGGAAAATATCTTTTAACAGCGGCAGCAGCGGCTCGGCGTCGTTCATGGTTTGCACAATATTTTCCTCGTTGGCGATGTAGCTGGCTAAAGCGAGGTACATGGCGGCGGAGTTGGACTTGCGCACGTCGGTGGAGGTGAGCAAAATGCTTTTGTTGACGGGAAATGTGTCGTTGTTGGGCAAATCGCTCCAGCGCGTGTCGCCGGCGACAAGTTCCAGGTATTTGTTCATATCGAAGGTGTAGTAGCCACCTTGATCGGCGGCGACGCCGTTGGCGACAAGCAGATCGGCGATAGGCTGCCAAGAGGCAATGACGATGGGCGTAAAGAAAGGTGCATAAGATTGGCCTAATACCCTGTTCGCGCTGCATTTTTGGGCGGCGGGAATGCCGGCAGGAAAGGCGAAGTCGTATTGGCTCAAATCGTAGCTGGTAGCGATTTCACGCGAGCCGGCTTTTTGCACCTGTACGTCCAGACCGTTTTCAAGTAGCAGTTCCCGGACCTCGGGGTCTTCAAAGAAGGGGATTTTTTCGGAGCCGATGACGCCGGTAACGGCCGTTGCTTGGGTTGCCCTTGAAAACAGAAAAATACCTGCCATCATGATGAGCGCGATACCAATAATACCAATAAAAATTTTTCGTGTTCGATCCATCGCAACGCCTCATTCAAAAGAATGGGATCATCGGGCAACCTGATGATCAAAAAATAGTTAGTTGTGATTTTAAATCCAATTACGAACACAAAGAAGGGGGGAGATGCACGTTTTGGGTAACCATAACAAAATAATAACAGTGGATTAATAACTTGTTAACATCATCGTAAGGGGCCGGGTGATAACAGGACCACATTGCCGATAACCTGACCGCTTTCCAGCAGTTCATTCGCCTTGGCTGCTTCCAAAATAGGGAATTTTCGATAAATAATGGGTTTTATTTTTCGTTCTGCCAGCAGCTGAAATAATACAGTCCAATTTTCCCTTTGAATCCACGCCCAGCCGGTGGGTGCCATAGCCCTTGTATTTTCTTTCCATTCGGCAGCAGCCTAGAAAACGGGGGCTTGCTTATAGGAGCAGCATACGGGCAGCGTATGCCGACAGCTTAACGATTCTGAGGTATAACTGCGTTTCCCCCAACCCGAAACGGTAGATTCCCCGGATCCATATCCGCTGCTGCGCCCCTTGTTTTTGTATACATCCACCAGCGTCCTGACCGAAAAAACGGCCGTGCAAAACTTTATCATCTATTATTTGACCCACGTCAACAACTACATTCAGGACGTAGGCTATTAACCTTTGGTGCTAGTTCATAGGCTGAACTCGGCGATGGAAAAATGGACACACCCATCTTCATCAACCTGAATGCCATTCCATTGAACCAGTGTATTAAACAGAGCCATCGTGTAAGCGAGTCGGCTTTGGAAATACGACCAGGCGCGATGCATCACCTTCTTAAAATGACAGACCAAAGTCAACATCGGCAAAACCGTTTCAACAATCATGCGGGTGTTCCATTCTCCGCGAGGGCGCGGCGCAAATTGTCCGGGTGCCAATCCTTTTTCGTAAAACCGGTGTCGGCAAAGATGGCCATGTAAGCAGCATGGCGGTTGATGAGGTCTTGAAAAGCGGTGCCATCATGCACATTAGCGGTGTCCATATCCCAGTCCACAATCAAACCAAGGTTGTTCAAAAGGAAACACAACTTGCCGCCGACAATCCAACGATGATTAGACAACCCTTTGCGCCCAATCTGTTCTTCGCTGCGTCCTTCCCGACGCGGGTGAATCAATTCAATGCCATAAGAATCAGCCAGTCCGATCAGGGAATGGCCGCCATAAAGCCATCTGTCCACTGTCTGTGAGTGTTAAACAGTCGAAAAGTCAGGTCCAG contains these protein-coding regions:
- a CDS encoding transposase — translated: MDRWLYGGHSLIGLADSYGIELIHPRREGRSEEQIGRKGLSNHRWIVGGKLCFLLNNLGLIVDWDMDTANVHDGTAFQDLINRHAAYMAIFADTGFTKKDWHPDNLRRALAENGTPA
- a CDS encoding transposase, yielding MAIREIYQCQCGNCQQPKNHPDKQHHHMMNLLLSRLNEQQRRWYVAVEAEKIGHGGTEYMSVVTGINVNTIRKGRQEMANNLVDRPHDRVRIEGGGRKPVEKKIWES
- a CDS encoding ISAzo13 family transposase yields the protein MGILTAVEEAVVDDVAGDPMSQQKWVRRSLSYIAQELIKRCFRVGRTTVRRLLKKLEYGLCRNRKSVTGATHPERDKQFRYIQRVKKLFLAAGCPVISVDTKKKELIGNFLNQGRNWTKKPEQVNVHDFCQDALGRAVPYGIYDLTHNQGYVYVGTSYDTPEFAAYAIAQWWADPERPRFRCEDKLLILADAGGSNSCRYWLWKQQVQLQLADQFGLEVMICHYPTGASKWNPVEYRLFSQISCNWAGKPLRTWDIMLNYIRGTTTETGLQVKAFLVDRLFEKKKQVTAEERASLYLQRRPICPTWNYVIKPRVCSG
- a CDS encoding zinc-binding dehydrogenase, producing the protein MAPTGWAWIQRENWTVLFQLLAERKIKPIIYRKFPILEAAKANELLESGQVIGNVVLLSPGPLR